The proteins below are encoded in one region of Neisseriales bacterium:
- the mutT gene encoding 8-oxo-dGTP diphosphatase MutT, translating into MHNKVIPVAVGILMNEAGHVLLNTRPRGKSFAGYWEFPGGKIQSHETPVAALKRELMEEIGIVIQNAQLWKMETFCYPRHTTVQLYFFLINNWQGTPVAQEKQLLSWQNPQNLTVSPILEANIALMKDLTPGLFKLHRA; encoded by the coding sequence ATGCATAATAAGGTAATACCAGTTGCAGTGGGTATTTTGATGAATGAAGCAGGCCATGTGCTCTTAAATACGCGCCCTAGGGGTAAAAGCTTTGCGGGTTATTGGGAATTTCCGGGTGGTAAAATTCAGTCACATGAAACCCCTGTAGCTGCTTTAAAGCGCGAATTAATGGAAGAAATTGGGATAGTGATTCAAAATGCCCAATTATGGAAAATGGAGACGTTTTGCTATCCTCGCCACACAACGGTACAACTATATTTTTTTCTGATCAACAATTGGCAAGGCACCCCTGTTGCCCAAGAAAAGCAGCTATTAAGTTGGCAGAACCCGCAAAATTTAACGGTTTCACCTATCCTTGAGGCTAATATAGCTTTAATGAAAGATTTAACGCCAGGGCTTTTTAAGCTGCATAGAGCATAA
- a CDS encoding ketoacyl-ACP synthase III: MIYSKVIATGGYLPSHRVSNDALALQVETSDNWIVSRTGIQARHIAAPDELTSDLACRAAEAIFTDMPEQRQQINLLIVATTTPDIIFPSTACIVQQKLGLEGSTPAFDIQAVCAGFIYALATADAYIRSGMARKVLVIGAETMTKLLNWQDRSTCVLFGDGAGAVLLEASDKPGIHCCKLAADGTRKNMLSVPGQLRSGQICGSPYLQMDGQAVFKFAVKVLSQMATDILSEAQMCKEAINWFIPHQANIRIIESTAKHLGLPMSRVVLTLPEQGNTSSASVPLALDTAVRDGRIRRGDNILLEGIGGGFTWGAAVLTF; the protein is encoded by the coding sequence ATGATTTATTCGAAAGTGATTGCTACGGGCGGTTATTTACCGAGCCATCGTGTCTCTAACGATGCACTAGCTTTACAGGTGGAAACAAGCGATAACTGGATTGTCAGCCGTACAGGTATTCAGGCACGCCACATTGCAGCGCCAGATGAATTAACTAGCGACTTGGCTTGCCGTGCTGCTGAAGCAATTTTTACTGATATGCCTGAGCAGCGCCAACAAATTAATTTATTGATTGTGGCGACCACAACGCCAGATATTATTTTTCCTAGTACCGCGTGCATTGTGCAACAAAAATTGGGCCTTGAAGGTTCTACCCCAGCTTTTGATATCCAAGCAGTTTGCGCAGGCTTTATCTACGCTTTAGCAACAGCTGATGCTTATATTCGTTCTGGCATGGCACGTAAAGTTTTAGTTATTGGTGCGGAAACGATGACCAAGCTTTTAAATTGGCAGGATCGAAGTACTTGTGTATTGTTTGGCGATGGAGCGGGCGCTGTGTTACTGGAGGCATCGGATAAGCCCGGTATCCATTGTTGTAAATTGGCGGCTGATGGTACACGCAAGAACATGTTGTCTGTACCAGGCCAGCTTCGTTCTGGTCAGATCTGTGGATCGCCCTATCTGCAAATGGATGGCCAAGCTGTTTTCAAATTTGCCGTGAAAGTATTATCGCAAATGGCAACCGATATTTTATCTGAGGCGCAAATGTGTAAAGAGGCGATAAACTGGTTCATTCCGCACCAAGCCAATATCCGTATTATCGAGTCAACAGCAAAACATCTTGGATTACCCATGTCGCGCGTGGTTTTAACACTTCCAGAACAAGGCAATACTTCCTCAGCTTCGGTGCCGCTGGCTTTGGATACGGCGGTGCGCGACGGGCGTATCCGGCGAGGAGACAATATTCTATTAGAAGGAATTGGCGGTGGATTTACTTGGGGTGCTGCAGTGCTTACATTCTAG
- a CDS encoding SAM-dependent methyltransferase codes for MAATLYIIPTPIGSSNTPWLLETQRDQILHLRYFAVEVPKTARQHLRALNWPVPLSSLTLLTVNKNSTAVTLAPLLDLLASGEDIGLLCEAGCPAIADPGALLIAQAHDQGQRILPLIGPSAILMALMASGMPAQRFTFHGYLPKFATQRIIALRALEKESLERDATQIFIETPYRNDALLNSCINTLRPTTRLAIACELTLPNQTIISCLVKNWPPLPALHKKPCVFMLYAA; via the coding sequence ATGGCAGCAACCCTTTACATCATTCCAACACCTATTGGATCAAGCAATACACCTTGGTTACTTGAGACCCAACGCGACCAAATTTTACACCTTCGCTATTTTGCGGTTGAAGTACCTAAAACGGCAAGGCAGCACTTAAGGGCGCTTAATTGGCCAGTACCTTTATCATCGCTGACCTTATTAACCGTCAATAAAAATAGCACCGCAGTAACTTTGGCGCCTTTATTGGATTTGTTAGCCTCAGGGGAAGACATAGGCCTGTTATGCGAAGCAGGATGCCCTGCTATTGCTGACCCGGGCGCCTTACTCATTGCCCAGGCACATGATCAGGGTCAACGTATCCTTCCGCTTATTGGACCTTCTGCTATCTTAATGGCTTTGATGGCTTCAGGCATGCCAGCTCAACGCTTTACCTTTCATGGTTACTTACCTAAATTTGCCACTCAACGCATCATTGCGCTTCGCGCTTTAGAAAAAGAATCGCTAGAACGTGATGCCACACAAATCTTTATCGAAACCCCCTATCGCAATGATGCTTTATTAAATAGCTGTATCAATACCCTGCGACCAACAACAAGGCTAGCCATTGCGTGCGAATTAACCTTACCAAACCAAACGATCATCAGTTGCTTGGTAAAAAATTGGCCACCCTTGCCAGCTCTTCATAAAAAACCTTGTGTATTTATGCTCTATGCAGCTTAA
- a CDS encoding pyridoxal phosphate-dependent aminotransferase, whose amino-acid sequence MQIAQRVQNIKESPTLAMAAKAQKMKAEGLDIIDLSTGEPDFDTPEHIKQAAIGALQCGFTKYTAVTGTKTLKEAIISKFYQENNMRFSQDEVIVSTGAKHVFYNLCMAYLNQNDEVIIPAPFWVSYPDMVTLAGAVPILLTCPAHQGYKLTPSQLSAAITPKTRLLVINSPANPTGATYSLDELKALAKVLIQHPDILIASDDIYEHILMKDNRAYNILDAEPALKQQTLLINGVSKAFAMTGWRIGYAGGPRTIIRAMGMIQSQSTSNPCSIAQVAAQAALTGDKTCLKTKLTTFRQRHDLLIRRFDQIDGLQYLPAQGAFYAFIDASDAITRLAKQGKITACDDLALTDYLLDQYHIAVVPGSAFGMAKHFRISFATRTDQLEKALDRMDIAFSA is encoded by the coding sequence ATGCAAATTGCACAGCGTGTCCAAAATATTAAAGAATCGCCAACACTTGCTATGGCTGCCAAGGCTCAAAAAATGAAAGCAGAAGGCTTGGATATTATTGATCTGTCAACAGGTGAGCCAGATTTTGATACACCGGAACATATTAAACAAGCAGCAATAGGAGCGTTACAATGCGGTTTTACAAAATACACTGCTGTTACGGGTACGAAAACCTTAAAAGAAGCGATTATCAGTAAATTTTACCAAGAAAACAACATGCGGTTCTCGCAGGATGAAGTCATTGTCTCGACAGGCGCTAAGCATGTTTTTTACAATCTATGCATGGCTTACTTAAACCAAAACGATGAAGTCATTATACCAGCACCTTTTTGGGTATCTTATCCTGATATGGTTACACTTGCAGGCGCTGTGCCTATCCTTTTAACCTGCCCAGCCCATCAAGGTTATAAATTAACGCCTTCACAATTATCAGCAGCTATTACACCTAAAACTCGGTTATTGGTTATCAATTCACCAGCTAACCCAACTGGCGCAACCTATTCTTTGGATGAACTCAAAGCGTTGGCAAAAGTGCTAATCCAACATCCAGATATACTTATCGCATCAGATGATATCTATGAGCATATTCTCATGAAAGACAATCGTGCTTATAACATCTTAGATGCAGAGCCCGCTTTAAAACAACAAACGCTGCTTATTAACGGCGTTTCTAAAGCTTTTGCAATGACTGGGTGGCGTATCGGATACGCAGGAGGTCCACGCACGATCATCCGGGCAATGGGAATGATCCAATCTCAATCAACCTCTAACCCTTGTTCGATTGCTCAAGTTGCCGCACAAGCTGCGTTAACTGGTGACAAAACTTGTTTGAAAACGAAGCTGACTACCTTTAGACAACGTCATGATTTATTGATTCGGCGTTTTGATCAAATAGATGGTCTGCAATACTTACCTGCCCAGGGGGCTTTTTATGCCTTTATTGATGCAAGTGATGCTATCACACGACTTGCCAAGCAAGGTAAAATTACTGCATGCGATGATTTAGCCTTAACAGATTACTTACTAGATCAATACCACATCGCCGTTGTGCCCGGTTCAGCATTTGGCATGGCCAAGCACTTTAGAATATCTTTTGCAACAAGAACTGATCAATTAGAAAAAGCCTTAGATCGCATGGACATTGCCTTTAGCGCATAA
- the rpmF gene encoding 50S ribosomal protein L32 codes for MAVQQNKKSPSRRNMRRAHDFLTAPQLASEQNTGEAHLRHHISPSGFYRGRKVIADKKVADKA; via the coding sequence ATGGCCGTTCAACAGAATAAAAAATCACCTTCTAGGCGTAATATGCGTCGAGCGCATGATTTTCTTACTGCGCCACAGTTGGCTAGTGAGCAAAATACAGGCGAGGCACATTTGCGACATCATATCAGCCCAAGCGGATTTTATAGAGGTCGCAAGGTTATTGCTGATAAAAAAGTAGCAGATAAAGCATAA
- the plsX gene encoding phosphate acyltransferase PlsX codes for MTVMLAVDAMSGDKGVAATVPAAIRFLKDYPDAKLILVGDKKLLHQVLASQMPFLEGRLTIQHASTIVKMDESPQVALRSKKDSSMRITIEQVKENRAQAAISAGNTGALMAMAYFVLKMLPNIHRPAIAKFIPRLDGVTCVLDLGANLDATPDQLLQFGLMGAELMRATEKIASPKIGLLNIGTEETKGSDTLRRARELMLNSDLNYQGYVEGNDLFSGVVHVVVTDGFTGNIALKTSEGLAHLISGILHEEFNKTWWRRCCALAALPTLKHVRARLDPRRYNGASLLGLRGLVVKSHGSADEQGFYYALVHAYLAVHQHIVKHIAQHAESMAGT; via the coding sequence ATGACAGTGATGCTTGCGGTAGATGCGATGAGCGGGGATAAAGGAGTGGCTGCTACTGTTCCGGCTGCTATACGTTTTTTAAAAGACTATCCTGACGCAAAATTAATCCTTGTAGGCGACAAAAAACTATTGCACCAAGTTTTAGCGAGTCAAATGCCTTTTTTAGAGGGTCGTTTAACGATACAGCATGCTAGCACGATTGTGAAGATGGATGAGTCGCCTCAAGTGGCACTGCGCAGTAAAAAAGATTCCTCAATGCGAATAACGATTGAGCAGGTCAAAGAAAACAGGGCACAAGCTGCCATTTCAGCAGGGAATACTGGTGCCTTGATGGCAATGGCCTATTTTGTGCTCAAGATGTTACCAAATATTCATCGTCCAGCGATCGCCAAATTCATCCCTCGGTTAGATGGGGTTACTTGTGTATTAGATTTGGGGGCAAATCTTGATGCAACACCTGATCAACTTTTACAATTTGGATTGATGGGCGCTGAATTAATGCGTGCTACTGAAAAGATAGCATCCCCAAAAATTGGGTTATTAAATATAGGTACAGAGGAAACCAAAGGTAGCGATACTTTGCGGCGTGCGCGTGAATTGATGCTAAATTCTGATCTAAACTACCAAGGCTATGTAGAAGGCAATGATTTATTTTCTGGTGTTGTTCATGTTGTTGTCACAGATGGTTTCACGGGAAATATTGCTTTAAAAACTTCGGAAGGTTTAGCCCATTTGATTTCGGGAATTCTTCATGAAGAATTTAATAAAACATGGTGGCGTCGCTGTTGTGCATTGGCTGCGTTACCGACTTTAAAACATGTGCGAGCTCGGTTGGATCCACGTCGCTATAATGGTGCAAGCTTACTTGGATTACGTGGATTGGTTGTAAAAAGCCACGGCAGTGCTGATGAACAGGGATTTTATTACGCGCTGGTACATGCTTACCTTGCCGTACATCAGCATATTGTTAAACATATTGCCCAGCATGCTGAGAGCATGGCGGGTACGTAA
- the maf gene encoding septum formation protein Maf, with translation MQIVLASTSPARQRLLTQCHVLCNVASPKAEEVFLPTDPPKKTVLRLARLKAQSVAVDYPNTLIIGADQLAYCDQQLWGKPHSLHHAIAMLQKLSGHRLRFYTAFALLNTKTGQIHQYCETTDVVLRNLTLSRINYYLKQEPSALNCAGAIKAEGLGALLIRSIHPKKDPNALIGLPILTLFDYLEKAGWSILDT, from the coding sequence ATGCAGATTGTTTTAGCCTCAACCTCCCCCGCGCGGCAACGCCTATTAACCCAATGCCATGTGCTATGTAATGTTGCATCACCCAAAGCTGAAGAAGTTTTTTTGCCTACCGACCCACCCAAAAAAACGGTTCTACGTTTAGCGCGTCTTAAAGCACAATCCGTTGCTGTGGATTACCCTAATACCTTGATTATTGGCGCTGATCAATTGGCTTATTGTGATCAGCAATTATGGGGTAAACCACATTCACTTCATCATGCTATCGCAATGCTGCAAAAACTATCAGGTCATCGCTTACGCTTTTACACCGCTTTTGCGCTTTTGAATACAAAAACGGGGCAAATTCATCAATACTGCGAAACAACCGATGTTGTTCTACGAAACCTCACTTTATCTCGTATCAACTATTACCTTAAGCAAGAGCCTAGCGCTTTAAATTGTGCGGGCGCGATTAAAGCAGAAGGTTTGGGTGCTTTATTGATTCGATCCATTCATCCCAAAAAAGATCCCAATGCGCTTATTGGGTTACCGATTTTGACGCTCTTCGATTATTTGGAAAAGGCTGGTTGGTCAATACTTGACACCTGA